One Chanodichthys erythropterus isolate Z2021 chromosome 10, ASM2448905v1, whole genome shotgun sequence DNA segment encodes these proteins:
- the nfil3-4 gene encoding nuclear factor, interleukin 3 regulated, member 4, with protein MESAFSRMRWEPDEEAEETSLRGLGLRRKREFIPEEKKDATYWEKRRKNNEAAKRSREKRRVNDYVLETRLVSLSEENARLRAELLTLKLRYGLLNSGAPFSSSQRALSQLHSLAPQPLVSCPDKDLYWGRRQEREASNLLGNQQAPVCLGTHPGSAFLPTQPMAMRRNQPYFLDIPTLHSHTATPLLFSPHLTPATAPWAGRPLLQPGSQRILSDDEGEQQVPADSSTALPHKLRLKSQNSQRKDNRAKSTSPIPAYISD; from the coding sequence ATGGAGTCTGCGTTCTCACGGATGAGGTGGGAACCTGATGAAGAGGCTGAAGAGACCTCCTTGAGAGGTCTGGGATTGCGTCGCAAACGGGAGTTCATCCCCGAGGAAAAGAAAGATGCGACTTACTGGGAGAAACGCCGCAAGAACAACGAAGCGGCGAAACGCTCGCGAGAGAAGCGAAGGGTCAATGACTACGTATTGGAGACTCGTTTGGTTTCATTAAGCGAGGAAAATGCCCGTCTACGAGCTGAGCTGTTGACTCTAAAGCTTCGGTATGGTTTGCTCAACTCTGGAGCACCCTTCTCTTCATCTCAAAGGGCTCTATCTCAGCTTCACTCTTTGGCCCCACAACCCCTGGTTTCTTGCCCGGACAAAGATCTCTACTGGGGTAGAAGACAAGAGAGAGAGGCTTCCAATCTATTGGGGAACCAACAAGCACCCGTCTGTCTGGGTACCCACCCTGGGTCGGCATTCCTTCCCACGCAGCCTATGGCCATGAGAAGAAATCAACCATACTTCCTAGACATCCCCACCCTCCATTCTCATACAGCCACACCTTTACTCTTTTCACCACACCTCACCCCAGCAACAGCACCTTGGGCAGGACGGCCcctgctccagccagggagtcagaGGATCTTGTCGGACGACGAGGGGGAACAGCAAGTGCCGGCGGATTCCAGCACTGCCCTGCCCCATAAACTAAGACTGAAGTCGCAAAACTCACAGCGCAAAGACAATAGAGCTAAATCTACATCTCCTATTCCAGCATACATTTCAGATTGA
- the lingo3a gene encoding leucine-rich repeat and immunoglobulin-like domain-containing nogo receptor-interacting protein 3a, whose product MAGCPCLSLPGLLVLLIAASITHGQSCPQRCDCISYQRAVMCQNKRLGSIPAGIPADTRLLDLSCNSLRWVEYNELSTLSRLEELDLSENLISVLEPNAFSSLLNLRVLRLRANQLKLVPMGAFSRLSNLTTLDLSGNKLVILLDFTFQDLRNLRNLEVGDNDLVYISNKAFLGLVGLQELTIERCNLTSITGQSLSYLRGLVTLRLRYLSIASLEEQNFRKLGGLRGLEIDHWPFLEYISPHSFQGLNLSWLSITNTNISTVPTGALRNLIHLASLNLSYNPITVLESWALRDLVRLKELHLVGTNLISVQPYGLGGLQQIRLLNLSNNGLVTLEEGSFHSVNTLETLRVDGNPLSCDCRLLWILQRRKTLNFNGKSPVCATPLEVRGKALSTFSDSALFDHFTCQRPKIRNRKLQQLTAREGQVVSFICRAEGDPTPVIFWISPQRRRITTKSTGRVIVLPEGTLEIRYAQVTDSGTYICIASNAGGNDTYFATLTVSGLPLDGALAANRTYYVGDLNDTNLNDTRVFLKFTLDLKTILVSTAMGCIMFLGVVLFCFILLFVWSRGRGQHKNNFSVEYSFRKVDGPAASGGQGGARKFNMKMI is encoded by the coding sequence ATGGCGGGTTGTCCATGCCTGAGCTTACCGGGGCTGCTTGTGCTCCTAATCGCTGCATCCATAACACATGGTCAGAGCTGCCCACAGCGCTGTGACTGTATCTCGTATCAGAGAGCTGTGATGTGCCAGAACAAGCGCCTGGGATCTATTCCTGCAGGCATCCCGGCTGACACACGGCTGCTGGATCTGAGCTGCAACAGTTTGCGCTGGGTGGAATACAATGAACTGTCGACTCTCTCGAGACTTGAGGAGCTAGACTTGAGTGAGAATCTCATCAGTGTATTGGAGCCTAATGCCTTCTCCAGCTTGCTTAATCTTAGAGTGTTGCGTCTGCGAGCCAACCAGCTTAAACTCGTGCCCATGGGTGCCTTTTCTCGTCTCAGCAACCTCACCACCCTGGACCTAAGTGGGAATAAACTGGTCATCTTATTAGACTTCACCTTCCAGGATTTGAGGAACCTCCGCAACTTGGAAGTTGGTGATAATGACCTGGTGTACATTTCAAACAAGGCTTTCCTGGGATTGGTGGGACTCCAGGAGCTAACCATCGAGAGGTGCAATCTGACTTCTATAACTGGACAGTCTCTTTCCTACCTTCGAGGCTTGGTGACTCTTCGATTACGCTACCTCAGTATTGCTTCATTGGAAGAGCAGAACTTTCGCAAACTAGGTGGACTGCGGGGACTTGAGATTGACCATTGGCCCTTCCTTGAGTATATTTCTCCGCACAGCTTCCAAGGCCTCAACCTTTCTTGGCTCTCGATTACCAACACCAACATTTCCACCGTGCCTACGGGTGCTCTTCGCAACCTAATTCACTTGGCTAGCCTCAATTTGTCTTACAACCCCATCACGGTTCTCGAGTCCTGGGCCTTGCGGGACCTTGTCCGCTTGAAAGAACTGCACCTGGTTGGTACCAACCTGATATCAGTGCAGCCCTATGGTCTTGGAGGCCTGCAACAGATACGATTGCTCAACTTGTCAAACAATGGGTTGGTGACTTTGGAGGAGGGATCCTTCCACTCGGTCAATACGTTAGAGACATTGCGTGTAGATGGCAACCCTTTGTCCTGTGACTGCCGCCTACTGTGGATCCTGCAGCGCCGTAAGACCCTCAACTTCAACGGAAAGTCACCCGTTTGCGCCACACCCTTGGAAGTGCGAGGAAAAGCACTTAGTACCTTTTCGGACTCTGCGCTCTTTGACCATTTCACCTGTCAGAGGCCCAAAATTCGTAACCGCAAGCTGCAACAACTGACGGCACGTGAAGGCCAGGTAGTGTCGTTTATATGTAGAGCGGAAGGAGACCCAACTCCGGTCATCTTTTGGATTTCACCTCAACGCCGACGTATCACCACCAAGAGTACTGGTAGAGTCATTGTCCTGCCTGAAGGTACGTTGGAGATCCGTTATGCCCAAGTAACAGACAGCGGCACTTACATCTGCATAGCAAGCAATGCTGGTGGCAACGATACCTACTTTGCCACCCTCACAGTCAGTGGATTGCCACTGGATGGTGCTTTGGCAGCGAATCGCACCTACTACGTGGGTGATCTTAATGACACTAACCTAAACGACACGCGTGTCTTCCTGAAGTTCACATTGGACCTCAAGACCATCCTGGTGTCCACAGCAATGGGTTGTATTATGTTTTTGGGTGTCGTGCTTTTCTGTTTCATTCTCTTGTTTGTGTGGAGCCGAGGACGAGGACAACACAAGAACAATTTCTCAGTAGAGTATTCATTCAGAAAGGTAGATGGACCTGCTGCCAGCGGGGGTCAAGGAGGAGCACGAAAGTTTAACATGAAGATGATATAA